Part of the Vigna angularis cultivar LongXiaoDou No.4 chromosome 1, ASM1680809v1, whole genome shotgun sequence genome, TAGAAagacattgaaaaaaaaaattcgagACACGAACTAAAGTTAGATTGAAAAAGAtgttataaacaataattgttACACAACGTGAAAGTAACTATAACGCCCGGCACTTTAAGACAATTACttcatttatgtatttttttttccttttattttatttgttaagtGATTTtgagagaaaggaaaaatataaataggtagttcaaatgtaaaaaataaattataaattttggatacAATTTCAAACAGTTTGATAACACtgcaattaaaaaaatggttaatcCAGCATTGTAGCAATTTGGATCATTActttatgttttcatttattgTCTTAAATTCTTGTTCTACCTTTGataatttactttattattaattacattcgtgaaaaaaaaatcatctctactctcttcttcctctattattttctattttatctttttgattatttattattttgcctttaaaaacaagaattaaataaaacattattgttGAGAAGAAattcaaaagttatttatttaggATTCACATTCAGAAAGAATTTagcaatttaaatatatttgactCTATCCATAAATGAACTGttcattaattttatcttataatagTGGATATAAACACTTCAACACTTTAAATcagattgaaaaaataaatgtttaggtcagtttaaacattctccaaaaaACAAATAGTTACtacatgaaaaaaatgtaaaagagtCTCACTCCTtctatctttaaaaataaataaataatagggTTTTTAATTCTGATAAAagaattcattatttttattttccaacttTCGAAACCAATTTTACTTCACGTATTTTTTGTAAACTATTCGATTTTAATCTTTAAAGCCaacactattttaatttaaaaaaaaaaactgatattTTGAAGAAACATTTAGACtaagtaatttttaaatgattagtAATGCagactaaaattaaaatttgaaaagtaaagaaaaaaaaaactgcaaaCACCCTTAGcccaaaactaaaattaaaaaaagtgcTTCACCAGTTTTCAGTGCTCATTGACATGGTATATATGTATGATGTGTGATTGGAACAGAAAGAAAAATCAGTGACGATAGTGAACAGCAGGAGGAGAAGCTCGTGTTTTGACTGTTATCTTCTCTCGATTTCTCATGGGAGCAGGTGGTGGTGATGGAACTCTTCTTTTTGACGCTAAGCTTCTGACTCTGCCTCTGAGTCTAAGGTTGATGCTGATGCCTACTACCTTTTCTCCCTTATCACTGTCACCTTCAAAACCACCTTCTCTTGATGATCTCCAGTCAAATGCTACTGCTGATTCTTTTCCAGGCCCTAGCCAACCAACATCACTCAAATTCATCACCAATTCATAATTTCTTATTATACTATAAAAGCCAAACCAAATTCTATAACTATAATAATTCACTCTTACCATTGGAACCAAGTATCATAGTAGGGCCTTCTAATGCCACCAGAATTGCTGTTATTACCACCGCACCCATCAACTTCCTCCCAAACTCGTCAAACTTTTACGTGCTTCTGTGTTGAGATTCTACACAGTACTGACACATTGATGTATAATAGttcatttatttgttaattagtGTCACATGGTCAATGGatgcttttaataaaatatacaattgaATAGAACGTGTTCTGTATAagagttttttatttgttttactaCTGAAAGCTGGCTTTCAGTTGTGGAACTGCACAGCTATTTCACAGAAGGACACAAGTTGACTTCacaatttaatttgtaattgaGTAAATATGAAGATGTCTTTAGCTTTGGCTTCCTCCTTTTATATGCCAAAtgcttaaaataatatttatattattatttactttgcACGTACCTGATAAACAAATATATCAGAGATATCTTCTTCTCAACTTAAACGTTATCGCAGATGTTCTATATAACTTTACTCTTACCCTTGCACATCTGGTTCAATAGTCAAACATTTAAGCAAAAGTTGTCAATAAACacataattttatctaaaatacACTCTCAATccaactttttcttaaagaaaaaataatcatcaaATATACCCGAATATATTACAATTGTATccagtaatttttttttttaatttctagtgtatacaattttttttattaccttCTAGAGTGAATGGTCCTTAGAATGAGAAATTTtaccaatttaattttttattgttggaaatttattatatcatattatttattaatgttagtttttatatatatatatatatatatatatatatatttatatatatatatatattaactttgatataagttGAGTTCGTTGATGAGTctcgaagaagaagaattttttattagataaaaacaACATGAATTTATATTCAATGTAAAACTGTAAGATAACAAATTTATGGATTTTGATTCTTATATAGTGTTTAAATTTCTCATatctattaaatttaaaacttagaTTCACACTTATATTCTAACaatcttcttttcaaaaatgatttcttttcaCATTATTACGATCCGAGCGGAAACATTTTCAATCATAAATATTTCTTACGCTGTTCAAATTAACATAACACACTTTCctaaaaatttatctttctaTACAGGACCATAATGTATTTGTACGAGTGAGTCAAttctatgataaaataatttaaatttatctttggaaattttaattcaaatagaTAAGGGTTTGAAAGAATATCTCACACGTTTGAGATCTTAATTTGGTATGTTAACTTTCGTTttccaaaatttaaatttggtaatttaaaaagaataaatttagtatttatttttaatctagaCAAAGTCTCGTATGGTTCCTGGATGTAAAGGAAGTATTTAGTATTGGTCATTCGTATTTCTATTccattatgttttatttatagacTACTTATTTGATTAATTGCTTTTAGAAAAACTTCATCACGTTTTAGTCATTTCATCGTGGATTTAGAGTATTTTTGAAGGTCccaaacatatattataaagagactcagcaaatatatatatatatatatatattaattaaagcCTTAAGGAAATTAATTGACTCTTATGTAATTAAGATTAGAGTAATGTTGTTTTGCAGTAGttatgacaatatttattgGTATAATTCCTATGGTATAACACATGTTATTTCCCAAGCATATAATGTAAAGACTATAGTACCATATAAAAATTGGTTGCAATTGTCAATAAGGCGGGACTCTTAAGTAATTAAGGTAAAACCCTTATTGATAAATTGTTATATACTCTTAAATCTTTGGACTTACATTAATAAACATAAAAGGGAAGTCTCCTTTAATTATATGGTAGGACTTCAACTTCAAAGCAATCATGATTACATCCTTTACACCTTCGTATCCATGGGGATAAAACCGAACATGTAACTTTTAATAATAGTTATGGTAGAATATAAGTTTGAAAACAATCAAACTACACATTTCTTTGACATGGACAGTATATTCTTTCGTGAATttattgtaagaaaaaaaacgTGAAAATTCGGTACCATAGCCTCATTTCTTTAAAGAAATCACTAAAAAAATACTCTTTATTGGGTGAAAAATCAAGAGGTTacttgttaaaaattaaaagaatattttatctATGCATCTCGTACTTAAAAATTTCTCAAAAAATTTTGGAGATAGATTATGATGCTTATAGGAGTAATTTTACTCCAAAAACAACATCCCATAATTTATTCAAGTGAGAAATTATATTGAAGTCACATATTCTACCTACGATAAGAACATTTATGCTGTTATTTGATCCTGGTAAACTTGACAACATTATGTTCACTTATCATCGTTGAACTTCACGGTCAAGCAGGATACATCGTcagtttgttttgtttttcttatctGTTTTATGAATCTTCTTGAACCTATTGCAGATAATGAATGGAAAGAGAGTAAAAACCAAAGAAATAATGCAGAgttgagaaagatgaaagataCCCTAAAGAGTccttatttgaaatatattaaaaataataaaagaagagataaagaaagCTTATGAAGAAAGGACGAAATGAGGAAAACTAAAGGAGCATGAAGAGATATTACAAAACATAACATAGTttgtaaaatctaaaaatttcttatatatGTTTGAGAATCCAAAATCTTCTTGAAGGTTTTTTAGTGCTCTAGAATATGAATAAATTGGTTAGATGCATAAAGTTGCATAATTACATAGGTAGTTATGCAAGTTCTTGAATTTGACCCTCTTTAATGAAGAAGTTGCAACTTCCCCTCATTATTAGTTAATTTTGACCATATTGgttttggttgtgtttgttaTGCCTCTTTAATTACTATTTAGAAGCTTCTTAATTTCCTCACCTTAAAAATAAAGGGTATTTCCTTTATACAAAACACACTTCAAGTAAATGAGAATTAGGGTTTTTGTGAATTTTAAAGTGTACCTCGGAGTTTGACACTCTTGGTTTAAGTTCTTATTTTAGAGAGTTTCTTCAAATGACTAATTAACTTTGCATGTGACCTTTGATCCTTCAAAGGATGTCATTctatttttgattattttatttttacctttttgttccttatttttttcatccCATTTCTTGATTGAATTCTTAATACAAATCCTTCTTAGTGTTGGTAGGCCTTTCTAAGTCCAAGTAAGGACTTCATCAtgaacttatattttaattctataaataaaGGACTCCACTTATACACATCACTTGACTATGAAATGATAATAAGAAAGAATTTTTACACCATCACTtacaacaattaaataattattcatatgtCAACATTAAGATCTGTTTTATCATTTAAAacgtttctaataaaaataataaaaaccactaatattttataataaccctaatattttttaagtacaaaaattatatgtaagtaaaatgataagaaaatatAGCACTCacacaaaatttaattgaaaaatataaaattttgaataactaataagaaaatagtaaaaactaattaaaaataactaaatgtaacctaattaaatcatttttaattaaaatataatatgttttgGGGAGTAACTAACCACGTTGAACCACATCCAGTATAGCAGCAAGTGTTCTACATCCACCCTCTTCGCAGCTTCATGTGCATGTGCATTCAGATCATGGTCGTGTCCAGAACCGTGACTGaacaaattcattttctttcccTCTCCGGCTTTGGAGGAACCCGAATCAGCCCTTGTGAGTTTCTTCTtgaaaaaatttgatgataGAAGTTAGAACAGCAGATAACACAGTGATAAAACAAACTTGCAACAGATAGTCTGttaaaaatttacattcattaaaaataaggttaatttaaaatatgagcAGAGGTAATGGTAACATACAACACATCTAATAAGAATAAAACAGTcttataaaaatagatttttataattttttttaaaaataaaataaagaaacataatgtgaaatgaatataaaagattattcgtataaaaatatattatttttaaatatatatgtaaattttattaaattgaattaaaataaaatctattatttttaagaagaGATAGTCTAAGATTGAAaatagatgaaaagaaaaactagtCGGACCTTAccattgttttattataaacacGCATTATCAAATCTTTTAGTTATCAACTAATTTAATGACGGGAACCAAACTGTTCTTAACCtctctaaaaaaaatgtttaatttttgcatttagtttaaaaatttaacctaatataACTCGGGATGAGTTATTAAAAGCtgaaaaaattattctatttacATAGTTTTGTTATTTAGCCATACCATTTATATGCATTTTAATGCGATTATTATAATGGCTTGTAATCtcatatttaatcataaaatttatataaaaaaataatataaataaaaaatgcaattaAACACTAAAACCGATTAAAAACATTGTATAAAACTCCAAAAGTTTCCTTTTTTTCATTGTCAGGACACTGCTCATCACCCGTGGTGGATTGGGCTGCAAATGTGTAGGAACGCGGATAATGGACCCAATGGATCTTGGGAGGGagatataaaatacaaattaagaaataaaaatagtaattaaatgaATAGACAGAAATTGAGTGTAAAGAATTCTCCAAACATGCTCCGATGAATGTTACTATTGATTATGCAGCAtgtgtttttctgttttgttatAATGCTGTTGGAAAGTTCTAAACAAAGATTAGTAAAGATTtctaaattcatatttatatattacatttctttgttatttgTGACTCTCCtgcttttttaatttattatttctattatagttattttctaaattatattttatttcatgttaTATTACCCTATGATTTTTTTGGTATTCGGGTTATCATCAATCACACGACTTCTTAAGTATTTTTAGGTAATAATTATTCGTCATTATGTCTAAGCAAAATGTTTGCACATGTTCTTagatataattaatttcaagaagcttttaatattacattttttttattttttatatagttctTATTCATGGTATAAAAagataattgtttaaaataagtTCATGTTAGACATTATTATCATTACACGAaggttttatttgaaaaaatgaaagaaaaatatgagaaatcatACTAAACTCCTGATAAAATTACATTACACATATAACTAAAAAACATGCTTGCTatgcaaaataaaaatcatgatTTCTTTCACGAAAATCATTTCAAACTTTGAACTCCATATACAGGGAAAAAGACatttttcaacatattaaaaactttacatTGGTCAATCCTTTCATATTCCAAAAAAAGTCTCTAATTTTTAGaggtttttgttttaaaagatttaGTATTAACTTTCTTTGGCCTACACACACTAGGTTTCATTAGTTTGAACCGATTCATCATCCAGTTTAGTATTAGAATATTCCCTCTCATCACACATATTAGCCCACTTAGAAGCTCTTTAGAAGTTATTGGTgagctaaaacaaaataaaaaagttgtttattTTGTAGGCAAAGTTAATCAGGCCATAAATTATTAGGCACACTAAAAGATGGTGGATGAGTTACGACAACCTTTGGTCTCAGAAACTGAAGACTCATGGTTGGAGGGCTATGTAGCATCCCtgttgtaacatctcaaaaagaTAGTTCTAAACTATACTTAAAAGttcttacatttacaataaaatagaacagttacaagaaataaagttaacttacagttatcctaaaataaccataaattaaaaactttacagaaaCCTATACTAATACAAATCATAAGAGTAGACCAATCGGTCATACAAGAGGTGTAtcaaccgaacggtcctacaaacAGTGTATTACACCGAACGGTCCTATACTAAATGCAAAAACaagtacaagaccgaacggtcttactcTTAGCGGAAATCATCCTCTCATGCCAGCTCCTGCTCCAGAATATCTACTGCACACACTGCTCACACCCAAaaagggtgatcattgcaaggacaaggaCGACCGAACGGATAACATGACAAGACAGAAAAATAAGAGTAAGctagtataatttaattaactatgtaaacattcatttcatacaaacacataaaacaatCATACTTCTACAGAAATCACACCAACATATTATAACCGACCACTTTTACTATGACTGTTCAGAttgtatgaattatgtagctacgacgttcttGCACTCGTGGAAAGGTAATCTGGAAAATCATCAGAATTAccatagctggaaacccaagccgccacacgaggttaacccttcatccctcactgtagctggaaacccaagtctacacatgagtttagtccgatagctggaaccccaagctatacgcaaccaaacctcctactattctcaccacatgcgccaccattctctacttgagactcggtgaccattagaatgtcaagaTGAACGACAGCTTAGTctgaccatattcatactttacaatttcataactattcctccttggaacactCGTTCATATCCATATAGTACAAATCACATCATACTTCTTCATATCAATATTAttccattcatatcacattttaaataccATACCTCATTAACAACATATTTCCTCATccataacaaatttaaataacttcaaaTCGAACATTAAAACAACATTACCATTGAGCACAACTGACTCAGAAATATCAACACTTATTATGAATAAAACCTGACGGTAGAACACCCCCATATGCGAACATGACCGTACGGGATATTGTTTCCCTATggtgaacatgaccgaacggtcatgtaAAGAGTGAAACTCAAACATGACCTAAACGCTATTAGCTTGATCAGAGTACTATTGAATTATACCGAACACTTATTTATTAATGTCGACCACTAGTAGACCATACCAAACACTATTATCTTAGACAAATCACTGTAGGCTTAAGCTGAATACTGAGGGCTTATGCCGAACGTTATAACCAGACTAAACACTTTAGTTGAACCAAATACTTATTGTGAGACAAAACATTTTTCTTGTTATTCATAAGCTATAACCGAACGGTATTTAATAGACATAACCCAAAAGAATTGACTGAATACTATAGAACATCTATAATTAGACATAACCAAATACTAAAGCCCATAACCCAAAACTAAGAGCTTAGACCGAATACTACAAGCTTAGTCTGAACCCTCTTAGTTTCAATTTCAGTTAcctaatttttgtaatatgatGAGACTGAGTGCTTAGTGCATCACCGAGCACTACTGAAACTGAGTGCTGGCATTTGGTCGAACACTACCGAGACCGAGCGGTCACTAACAGTTACAGTATATGACAGACCGAAcactataataaattaaaaatcaacacTAGACTGAGCGGTCATTAATAGcagaactcagttaagaccgaacaccagaGAGAAGTCGAACGGTCAATTAAAGACCTTTAGCAAAatacataattctgcagaataacTGCAGAGTTAGGAATAACACCAAACCTTACCAATTTCACTCGGCCACTGAAatagaattatgcagaaacaAAATCATCATAAACACAACATCAATATTCCACACCAACAGCACCAAACACCCAATTCATCCAATTTTACATTCATACAGAATCATCCAAATcaatttcatacattaaaaccaagtaattaaattagctagcttcccttacctcttaaccggACCGAACAGCTCTACCACTTTAGAAATTTGCTCCTAATATCAGAAAATCTCAAGAACCTACAGTTCTCCAATTTGTGATAACAGACCAACCCAAATACCAgaaaaatgattagaaataagaagaagaagttgatgaacacatgcaaccagaaacttggcttgcatgtgcCCGAAAATAGAATTTCTAAGAAGAGGATGAACTTACCAACTCTAAGCTTGATTTTGATTGGTGGAAAACAATGATCTTGACTCCTAGTTTGCTTAAACAGTGGTTGgttgaagaaaagaatgaaagggGATGAAtaatttctagagagaaggagaagaaaagttAGAGGcttgagttttagagagatgcaGATTTCTGAGAAAATGAGATGAACTGTGGTTTgagaaattctataaaatacTCACTCTCTTGTTTTTGAGACATCTGTCACTCCCTTCCAAATGTCATTTTCAGGGTTTGATTCTTGTCATTCAGAGCCCAACCCAATACTCAAAGATGAATATTAAATGTCAAAAAACCGACCTAAAGTTATGGATCCAAAAATTAAGCCTAATTTACCTGTTTTTAGttcaatttttattgataaataccATTGTATATGAGATTTGATAGATTGTTATTATATTGATAATctttattttggattttattttaggAAGTTGTTATCtttgtaatttgtttttgttattcttttgtttttggataataaaaaaaattgtaactattttacctataaataaaaCACTAACTTTCATAAGAAAGTTCTTCATACTTTTTGTTTACAGTAAAAGACACTCAGCTTTTGCCGAAACAACTTGCTATttgatttaattgaatttgtttatcataatttaccaaaaaaaaatcacctttttcatagatatttatattagaattttataaGCATTTGCATATTAATTCTTATAGGAGCATTTTTGTAGATTTTTAGACATGTTATCTTTTGCATAtcatattcattaattttaatttctttaggCTAGATCTTTATTTGtatcttttattattagtattgtGTTTCTCTAACTATTTATGTAGGTTTCTATAAGAATTCAAttgttaaaaatcaatttcatatttGTTGGGATATGACTTAGGATTAACTTTATCTTATCTAATTTGTTAGCTATTGGTTTGACAATATTGAAGTTGTTATAATTAAATAGAGTTGATTTGATAGAATTAATGAttgtgctgtcaaaatgggttaaaaCTCATGGACTAATCCGACCCACCATGAGTTCTAGTCGAgttgagttttaaaaaattgcaAATTTTGATATAGGTCAAAATTTAACTTGGCCCACTAAGAACCCAACTTCCTGAATTGAACTCGTGGTGAGCCAATGACTCACCAACCCacccataaattttaaattatattaaaaaaaatggaaatctTAAACGTAACTCTCATGTGTTGTGAATTTTTCCATTTGAAACTCTAACATTATAAATAGATAAGTGACAAGAATGATTTGatgttataaagtaatttgttttatatttttgtgtttttttattgtatttgaaatttaacataattttagattgtattgtatttttttatattttggattgtatttgaaatttaacatcattttgtattatatttaaataaaactttatttagatttcaattaaaaaaattgttattttttctttttggattgaaaaaaataattgtaattaagtaaataaattcatttaccTCATCagagttttaaatttttgagtttGCTAATAAGTAAACTAAGTTGAATTGATTCACTAATCAATTCGGAATGAGCTGAGTCGGAGGACCAAGCCAAATTAGATAGATCTATTTTGAcaacaatataatttatcattGAAAGGGCATAATTGATTAGAGTTTGCATTTTCGTGTTCTTTCCTTACAAATAGACTCTTCCATTTCTACTCATTATCTTTTCTGTTACTCTAAACTTTACTTAGGTGAAAGCAACACATCGATAGAGTCCTTGGGTTTAGATTCCATAGACCAAAAACTACAAAAGCACATAATGAATCACTGCTGGTGCTTACGTTTTGTTTCTCAAGCAAGATATCAAATGGAAGTTTGTTCTCAAAGCAAAAGATCAAATGGAAATTTGAACAAATATCTTCACTTATATGCATATAATCTTTAgattacaaaattcaaaatataaaaactatcaATTATAACGATCAAACACTTCAACATCCAATTTTTCTCAACCTTTACATAGGACCATGgctttaaaaaggaaaaacatcatttacctaaaccctaaaatatataataaataaaatttaactaagaCACATTTTATAAAGTTGGAACTAAATAACatcactgaaaaaaaaaactaaaataatctATGAACATAATACCCGTACTTTTACTAAAAAAAGCAAAGGAACCAACCCAGTCCACAATAGAGTCCAAGATATTCCAAGAATCATCACATTGTGCGGAAAAATGGGATTTACTTACTTGAAAAGGGGAGCAAAATTGAAGATTTCGAAGAGGAATAAATACAAACAGATGGTAAGCAAAGGTGTACTAAGCAGAGTAAGGCATCCACATTTGAGTGTAAGATTTCAAGGGACCGGGAAGCCTTTTCTTCCACTCCTCGGGTGGAGGCAAGTCGCCGGTAAGAGCAAGAGAGCTATCGTCTTTGCGATTCCCAAGATTGAGAACAAAAAGCTCCTCCCCGAAAACCTCCTTCATCGCCCTCAGAGTTTCTTGCATAACAACCTTCCCATCTCTGAGCCTACTCTCCGGCTCCACACAGCTCCCTCCAACATTCACCATAATCCTCCCTCCCTTCCTCAATTGCCCCCTCAGCTTCTCCCACGTGGCAGGCTCCTGGAGCTCAGGGATCAAGCATCCCTTGGAGAACAAGTCCACGACGATCCCGGAGAAGCCGTTAGGCACTGTGGCGTTGAGCGCGTTTCCGATGTAGATGAAAAGGCGCTGTTGGTTCTCCCTCTCGAGCTTACCGAGATTGAAGTACTCGCGCGCCACCTGGATGACGGCGGGATCGAGCTCCCAGCCATGGAGGACGGCTTGGGGGTAGTGGTCGAGGAGGAGGCGGGCGGCGGTGCCGGCGCCGAAGCCGAGGAGAGCGATGGGGCCAGAGGGCAGTATTGGAGGGAGCGTGGCGAAGACGTCGAAATAGGTTTTAGTGAGGGACGTGAAGAGGAAGGATATGCTGTGGATGTTTCCGGGCCCATCGAGGAGAAGAAGCCTGGAGCCACGGAAGGGATGCTCTGCCTTTCTAGAAACTTCTAGAACGCGGATGTAGTTATGGCGGGACTTGAACTTCGCCAGTATTTTCACCTCCTCGGCGGGAATGCCGTCATCTTGGGTTTTCTGGTGTTGCTGCCGTTGCTGCTGGCATTTGACCACCAATGAAGAAGAAGGGGGTTTGAGAGCGAGGGAGATTCTGGTTGGGCTGTGGCGGACCTGGACTGGAGCTGAATTGCGGAGGAACATTTGTGGTTGGCTTTGCGCGCTAGAAATCACCGTCCTCATCCTTGCCTTCGAGCCCACTCTCTACCATGGATTGCAAAATTTCAGAACTCCTAGAGTTATCACTTGTTTGATAATGTTgtttacttaataaaaattttgaatttttatttaatcaactattttaatttatttaataaattaggtCTAGTTCACATATCCAAACATATTTctaattgattttgaaatgattatgaaaattttactaaatttttttatggttaAGTAGTATTTAAATGtgatagaaataatattttaattcagacttaaatttaagtataacaatattttgataacattttaacatcgtGTGTTATTTTTTGATTAGTCCAAAATTATcccacaattaataataataatcataaataacaacataaaccaatcataaaataacacatagtattaaaatattgtgaaaaaatattatcaaaatattgttATCCTAAATTTAACTATCAATTAtactaatttaacaaaaatattacagaatttaatcaataaaatgtAATCCCTAAAGTAAATAATTGTCAGACGATGATGTAGAATGAACGTCGAATCACGTGAAAGTgtccatttattattttttctaatata contains:
- the LOC108336839 gene encoding uncharacterized protein LOC108336839 encodes the protein MRTVISSAQSQPQMFLRNSAPVQVRHSPTRISLALKPPSSSLVVKCQQQRQQHQKTQDDGIPAEEVKILAKFKSRHNYIRVLEVSRKAEHPFRGSRLLLLDGPGNIHSISFLFTSLTKTYFDVFATLPPILPSGPIALLGFGAGTAARLLLDHYPQAVLHGWELDPAVIQVAREYFNLGKLERENQQRLFIYIGNALNATVPNGFSGIVVDLFSKGCLIPELQEPATWEKLRGQLRKGGRIMVNVGGSCVEPESRLRDGKVVMQETLRAMKEVFGEELFVLNLGNRKDDSSLALTGDLPPPEEWKKRLPGPLKSYTQMWMPYSA